In Rattus rattus isolate New Zealand chromosome 3, Rrattus_CSIRO_v1, whole genome shotgun sequence, one genomic interval encodes:
- the Mcl1 gene encoding induced myeloid leukemia cell differentiation protein Mcl-1, with amino-acid sequence MFGLRRNAVIGLNLYCGGASLGAGGGSPPGTRLGAEEAKARREGGGEAALLPGARVVARPPPVGAEDPDVTASAERRLLKSPGLLAVPPEEMAASAAAIMSPEEELDGCEPEVLSKRPAVLPLLERVSEAAKSSGADGSLPSTPPPPEEEDDELYRQSLEIISRYLREQATGSKDAKPLGEAGAAGRRALETLRRVGDGVQRNHETAFQGMLRKLDIKNEDDVKSFSRVMTHVFKDGVTNWGRIVTLISFGAFVAKHLKSINQESCIEPLAESITDVLVRTKRDWLVKQRGWDGFVEFFHVQDLEGGIRNVLLAFAGVAGVGAGLAYLIR; translated from the exons ATGTTTGGCCTTCGGAGAAACGCGGTAATCGGCTTGAACCTGTACTGCGGCGGCGCTAGCCTCGGCGCGGGCGGCGGCTCTCCGCCCGGGACGCGCCTGGGGGCCGAGGAGGCCAAGGCGCGGCgcgaggggggaggggaggccgcTCTGTTGCCCGGCGCGCGGGTGGTCGCCCGGCCGCCTCCCGTGGGCGCCGAGGACCCCGACGTCACCGCGTCGGCAGAGAGGCGGCTGCTCAAGTCGCCCGGCCTCCTCGCCGTGCCGCCTGAGGAGATGGCCGCGTCGGCTGCCGCCATCATGTCTCCCGAGGAGGAGCTGGACGGCTGCGAGCCGGAGGTGCTCAGCAAACGCCCGGCGGTGCTGCCCCTACTGGAGCGCGTGAGCGAGGCGGCTAAGAGCTCCGGAGCTGACGGCTCGCTGCCCTCCACGCCGCCGCCGCCTGAGGAGGAAGACGACGAGCTGTACCGCCAGTCGCTGGAGATCATCTCGCGCTACCTGCGGGAGCAGGCGACCGGCTCCAAGGACGCGAAGCCTCTGGGCGAGGCCGGCGCAGCGGGCCGGAGGGCGCTGGAGACCCTGCGGCGCGTGGGCGACGGCGTGCAGCGCAACCACGAGACGGCCTTCCAGG GCATGCTTCGGAAACTGGACATTAAAAACGAGGACGATGTTAAATCTTTTTCTCGAGTGATGACCCATGTTTTCAAAGATGGCGTAACAAACTGGGGCAGGATTGTGACTCTTATTTCTTTTGGTGCCTTTGTGGCCAAACACTTAAAGAGCATAAACCAAGAAAGCTGCATCGAACCTTTAGCAGAAAGTATCACAGACGTTCTTGTAAGGACGAAGCGGGACTGGCTTGTGAAACAAAGAGGCTGG gaTGGGTTTGTGGAGTTCTTCCACGTACAGGACCTAGAAGGCGGCATCAGAAATGTGCTGCTGGCTTTTGCAGGTGTTGCTGGAGTAGGGGCTGGTCTGGCATATCTAATAAGGTAG